The Streptomyces kanamyceticus genome window below encodes:
- a CDS encoding TIGR03619 family F420-dependent LLM class oxidoreductase, with protein sequence MRYGVNLLNFGSGTTPDSLVRQATDARDLGLEFAMISDHIAVTEDVHTVYPAPFYDQFVLAAHLAGRVPGLRLGTTITVIPYRHPLQTARMAANIDQLNDAGFILGAGVGWSQAEYEVLGVPFRERGAITDEYLAAIRAAWAEDPTSFRGKYVSYEGVRTAPAPATSPHLPVWVGGNSPAAQVRAARLGEGWHPFMPTLEALRDALPRIAREADAAGRPVPGLVPRLQIRLGARPDTAERPLGHGSADQVRGDLETLAELGATDVLLDTYPGTPEERTSAEEDRRVLELVMSTAP encoded by the coding sequence ATGCGATACGGCGTGAATCTCCTCAACTTCGGCTCGGGCACGACCCCCGACTCCCTCGTACGACAGGCCACCGACGCCCGCGACCTCGGCCTCGAGTTCGCGATGATCTCCGACCACATCGCGGTGACCGAGGACGTCCACACGGTCTATCCGGCGCCGTTCTACGACCAGTTCGTGCTCGCCGCGCACCTCGCGGGCCGCGTGCCGGGGCTGCGCCTGGGTACGACCATCACCGTCATCCCCTACCGGCACCCCCTGCAGACCGCGCGGATGGCCGCCAACATCGACCAGCTGAACGACGCCGGGTTCATCCTGGGCGCCGGGGTGGGCTGGTCGCAGGCCGAGTACGAGGTGCTCGGCGTGCCCTTCCGCGAGCGCGGCGCGATCACCGACGAGTACCTCGCGGCGATCCGCGCCGCCTGGGCCGAGGACCCGACGTCCTTCCGGGGCAAGTACGTCTCCTACGAAGGCGTCCGCACCGCCCCCGCCCCCGCGACGAGCCCGCACCTGCCCGTCTGGGTGGGCGGCAACTCCCCCGCCGCGCAGGTCCGCGCCGCGCGCCTCGGCGAGGGCTGGCACCCGTTCATGCCCACCCTGGAGGCGCTGCGCGACGCGCTCCCGCGCATCGCCAGGGAGGCGGACGCCGCGGGCCGCCCGGTCCCCGGTCTCGTGCCTCGCCTGCAGATCAGGCTCGGCGCGCGGCCGGACACCGCCGAGCGGCCGCTCGGGCACGGCAGCGCCGACCAGGTCCGCGGCGACCTGGAGACCCTCGCGGAGCTGGGCGCCACCGACGTACTCCTGGACACGTACCCCGGCACCCCCGAGGAACGGACGTCCGCCGAGGAGGACCGGCGCGTACTGGAGCTCGTGATGTCGACGGCGCCCTGA
- a CDS encoding acyl-CoA thioesterase produces the protein MAEPYSVSVGVRGYETDSQGHLNQAVYLQYAEHARWSLLRAAGIAQTDLLDKGVGPVALENTVRYRSELRAGDEITVSCRFVWGERKTFRTEQTITKADGMVAATVTGVAGLLDLKERRMVSDPLDYFRALASDPGLLGL, from the coding sequence GTGGCAGAGCCGTATTCCGTGAGCGTCGGCGTCCGTGGGTACGAGACGGACTCGCAGGGCCATCTCAACCAGGCCGTGTACCTCCAGTACGCCGAGCACGCCCGCTGGTCCCTGCTGCGCGCGGCGGGGATCGCGCAGACCGACCTGCTGGACAAGGGCGTCGGCCCGGTGGCCCTGGAGAACACGGTCCGCTACCGCAGCGAGCTGCGCGCGGGCGACGAGATCACGGTGAGCTGCAGGTTCGTCTGGGGCGAGCGCAAGACGTTCCGTACGGAGCAGACGATAACGAAGGCGGACGGCATGGTGGCCGCGACGGTGACCGGGGTCGCCGGGCTGCTCGACCTCAAGGAGCGGCGGATGGTGTCGGATCCGCTCGACTACTTCCGGGCGCTGGCGTCCGATCCGGGGCTGCTCGGGCTCTAA
- a CDS encoding histidine phosphatase family protein — MGDLLLVRHGETPWALSGQHTSWTDIPLTDNGREQARRLAPLVGTYRIGAAFTSPRGRARETAELAGFGDARVDEDLSEWEYGAYEGLTTVEIHRTRPDWYLFTDGVAPGPPEHPGETPEQVGERADRMLAKVDAALADNEGSVVLFAHSHFLRVLAARRLGLPTSGGSMFLLATGTVSRLSTEHGRPVVAGWNVRPH, encoded by the coding sequence ATGGGCGATCTGCTCCTCGTCCGGCACGGCGAGACGCCGTGGGCCCTCTCCGGGCAGCACACCAGTTGGACGGACATCCCGCTCACGGACAACGGCAGGGAGCAGGCGCGCAGGCTCGCGCCGCTCGTCGGCACGTACCGGATCGGCGCGGCGTTCACCAGCCCGCGCGGGCGGGCACGGGAGACCGCCGAACTCGCCGGGTTCGGGGACGCACGGGTCGACGAGGATCTGAGCGAGTGGGAGTACGGCGCGTACGAGGGCCTCACGACGGTCGAGATCCATCGCACACGTCCCGACTGGTACCTCTTCACGGACGGCGTGGCGCCCGGCCCTCCCGAGCATCCCGGCGAGACGCCCGAGCAGGTCGGTGAGCGCGCCGACCGGATGCTGGCCAAGGTCGACGCCGCGCTCGCCGACAACGAGGGCAGCGTGGTCCTCTTCGCGCACAGCCACTTCCTGCGCGTCCTCGCGGCCCGCCGCCTCGGTCTGCCCACCTCGGGCGGCTCGATGTTCCTGCTCGCCACGGGCACGGTGAGCCGGTTGAGCACCGAGCACGGCAGGCCGGTGGTGGCGGGGTGGAACGTCCGTCCCCATTAG
- a CDS encoding winged helix-turn-helix transcriptional regulator — protein MPPQPRPQSRSRRSYDQYCAAARGLDAVGDRWTLLIVRELLAGPRRYTDLHADLPGVSTDVLASRLKDMEQQGLSTRRKLPPPAAAYVYELTDRGRELLPVLQALAAWGAPALAERRPTDALRAHWFALPLLGALAAAAVEGVVDVRLAEGQFHLRLAQGAESYGDGPAPDGADAGIALDADTCVAIGRGALTVVQGVREGRIEVSGDSVVAKALRGA, from the coding sequence ATGCCACCTCAGCCCCGGCCGCAGTCGCGGTCCCGCCGAAGCTACGACCAGTACTGCGCCGCCGCCCGCGGCCTGGACGCCGTCGGCGACCGCTGGACCCTGCTGATCGTCCGGGAACTCCTCGCGGGCCCGCGCCGCTACACCGACCTGCACGCCGACCTGCCCGGCGTCAGCACGGACGTCCTCGCCTCACGCCTGAAGGACATGGAGCAGCAGGGCCTGAGCACCCGCCGCAAACTGCCCCCGCCCGCGGCGGCGTACGTCTACGAACTCACCGACCGGGGCCGGGAGTTGCTGCCCGTCCTCCAGGCACTCGCTGCCTGGGGCGCCCCGGCCCTCGCGGAGCGCAGGCCCACGGACGCGCTGCGGGCGCACTGGTTCGCGCTGCCGCTGCTCGGCGCCCTTGCGGCGGCCGCGGTCGAGGGCGTGGTGGACGTCCGGCTGGCCGAGGGGCAGTTCCACCTGCGGCTCGCCCAGGGCGCCGAGTCCTACGGCGACGGGCCCGCGCCGGACGGGGCCGACGCGGGCATCGCCCTGGACGCCGACACCTGCGTGGCGATCGGCCGCGGCGCACTCACCGTGGTCCAGGGCGTACGGGAGGGCCGGATAGAGGTCTCCGGAGACTCCGTCGTCGCCAAGGCGCTGCGCGGGGCGTGA
- a CDS encoding cysteine peptidase family C39 domain-containing protein produces MALGPSAPSLFELRDGALKYGAYTEVDGAIKGLIYAPFAEYAREAHGVDATVHRHLSVEEIITLLDEGRQVIASVHYEIRRPHRPAPGRGGHLVLLTRRTAEGLLHFHNPSGIDARSRTAELSADEFEPFFAGRGVSLP; encoded by the coding sequence ATGGCGCTCGGCCCGTCCGCCCCTTCCCTCTTCGAACTGCGGGACGGCGCGCTGAAGTACGGCGCGTACACGGAGGTCGACGGGGCGATCAAGGGGCTCATCTACGCCCCCTTCGCGGAGTACGCCCGCGAGGCGCACGGCGTGGACGCCACGGTCCACCGCCACCTCTCCGTCGAGGAGATCATCACGCTCCTCGACGAGGGACGGCAGGTCATCGCCTCGGTGCACTACGAGATCCGCCGCCCCCACCGCCCCGCCCCCGGCAGGGGCGGCCACCTGGTCCTGCTGACCCGGCGTACGGCCGAAGGCCTGCTGCACTTCCACAACCCGTCCGGCATCGACGCCCGCTCCCGTACCGCCGAACTCTCCGCCGACGAGTTCGAGCCGTTCTTCGCCGGACGCGGGGTATCACTGCCCTGA
- a CDS encoding FAD-dependent monooxygenase, producing the protein MRGGKVAVVGGSIAGCAAALAAHRGGADEITVYERAAGDLADRGVGLAVHDSRYAELASAGYLDAGMPWVQLVRRRWYVRDDAAPAPVGREIAVMPFPFRTYNWGPLWRELRSRVPADADFRAGTPVTALHPAPDGVRVETASGAEHFDLVVGADGYRSAARAAAFGDVRPAYAGYLAWRGAFPEARLADPGLWGDEDCVYAVFPGGHVIIYRIPDGAGGRRVNWVLYTAPPADLDLGLGLDLRLTGPTSLPPGGLTDALAAHLGYVADELLPPYWGAVLRATAPEELFLQPMYDFTAPRCTADRVLLVGDAAAVARPHTGAGAVKALQDATVLESALATADTWTDALDTYDTDRTLSGRSMVDLGRRLGGALVQATPDWRGMDQAATEAWWKQADGGGAFGGRELRK; encoded by the coding sequence ATGCGTGGAGGCAAGGTCGCCGTCGTGGGCGGCAGCATCGCGGGGTGCGCCGCGGCGCTGGCCGCGCACCGCGGGGGCGCGGACGAGATCACCGTGTACGAGCGCGCGGCGGGCGATCTGGCGGACCGCGGCGTGGGGCTCGCCGTGCACGACTCCCGTTACGCGGAGCTGGCTTCGGCCGGGTACCTGGACGCGGGCATGCCGTGGGTGCAGCTCGTGCGGCGGCGCTGGTACGTCAGGGACGACGCGGCACCCGCCCCGGTGGGCCGGGAGATCGCCGTCATGCCGTTCCCCTTCCGTACCTACAACTGGGGTCCGTTGTGGCGGGAGTTGAGGAGCCGCGTCCCGGCGGACGCCGACTTCCGCGCGGGCACTCCCGTGACGGCCCTGCACCCGGCTCCGGACGGCGTGCGGGTCGAGACCGCGTCGGGGGCCGAGCACTTCGACCTCGTCGTCGGCGCCGACGGCTACCGCTCGGCGGCCCGCGCTGCCGCGTTCGGCGACGTCCGCCCCGCCTACGCCGGTTACCTCGCCTGGCGCGGCGCGTTCCCCGAGGCCCGTCTGGCGGATCCGGGCCTGTGGGGCGACGAGGACTGCGTGTACGCCGTCTTCCCCGGCGGTCACGTGATCATCTACCGCATCCCGGACGGCGCGGGCGGCCGCCGCGTCAACTGGGTCCTTTACACCGCGCCGCCCGCGGACCTCGATCTGGGCCTCGGCCTCGACCTGCGGCTCACCGGACCCACGAGCCTGCCGCCCGGCGGCCTCACCGACGCGCTCGCCGCCCATCTCGGGTACGTCGCCGACGAGCTCCTGCCGCCGTACTGGGGCGCGGTGCTGCGCGCGACGGCGCCCGAGGAGCTCTTCCTCCAGCCGATGTACGACTTCACGGCGCCGCGCTGCACCGCCGACCGCGTGCTCCTGGTCGGCGACGCGGCGGCGGTCGCCCGGCCGCACACCGGCGCGGGCGCGGTCAAGGCACTGCAGGACGCCACGGTCCTGGAGTCCGCACTCGCCACGGCGGACACCTGGACGGACGCCCTGGACACGTACGACACCGACCGCACGCTCTCCGGTCGTTCGATGGTGGACCTCGGGCGGCGCCTGGGCGGTGCGCTCGTCCAGGCGACGCCGGACTGGCGGGGCATGGACCAGGCGGCGACGGAGGCGTGGTGGAAGCAGGCGGACGGAGGCGGCGCGTTCGGTGGTCGTGAGCTGAGGAAGTAG
- a CDS encoding aldo/keto reductase codes for MTAQLDLPDLRRPLYGCMGLGGTWDTAPYTAADIAHAEVAVEAALAIGITTFDHADIYRKGKAESVFGELLARAPGLRDRVVLQTKCGIRQADGDHPGMYDLRGPTIVRRVEESLTRLRTDVLDVLLLHRPDPLADPAEIAGALTSLHRQGLVRRFGVSNMSAAQMAALQAHLDVPLVANQLEMSLASRDWVEAGVLLNTPAATENGFPHGTVEYCRANGVRIQAWGPLAQGRFTGPDTGDSPAARLVADLAKRKGTTPETILLWWLQRHPAGIAPVIGTSRAERILACRDAVGREPELTHEEWYELWVAARGVPLP; via the coding sequence ATGACTGCACAGCTCGACCTGCCCGACCTGCGCCGGCCGCTCTACGGCTGCATGGGGCTCGGCGGCACCTGGGACACCGCGCCGTACACCGCCGCGGACATCGCGCACGCGGAGGTCGCCGTCGAGGCCGCGCTGGCCATCGGCATCACCACGTTCGACCACGCCGACATCTACCGGAAGGGCAAGGCCGAGTCGGTCTTCGGCGAACTGCTCGCCAGGGCGCCCGGCCTGCGCGACCGCGTCGTCCTGCAGACCAAGTGCGGCATCCGGCAGGCCGACGGCGACCACCCCGGCATGTACGACCTGCGGGGGCCGACCATCGTCCGGCGCGTCGAGGAGAGCCTCACGCGGCTCCGCACCGACGTGCTCGACGTGCTGCTCCTGCACCGTCCCGACCCGCTGGCGGACCCCGCGGAGATCGCCGGGGCGCTCACCTCCCTGCACCGCCAGGGCCTGGTGCGCCGCTTCGGCGTGTCGAACATGAGCGCCGCGCAGATGGCCGCTCTACAGGCCCACCTCGATGTCCCGCTGGTCGCGAACCAGTTGGAGATGAGCCTCGCGAGCCGGGACTGGGTCGAGGCGGGCGTCCTCCTGAACACCCCGGCCGCCACCGAGAACGGCTTCCCGCACGGGACGGTCGAGTACTGCCGGGCCAACGGCGTCCGGATCCAGGCCTGGGGCCCCCTGGCCCAGGGCCGCTTCACCGGCCCGGACACGGGCGACTCGCCCGCCGCACGGCTCGTCGCCGACCTCGCCAAGCGCAAGGGGACGACGCCGGAGACGATCCTGCTGTGGTGGCTCCAGCGCCACCCGGCCGGGATCGCCCCGGTCATCGGCACGAGTCGGGCCGAGCGGATCCTCGCCTGCCGGGACGCCGTCGGGCGCGAGCCCGAGCTCACCCACGAGGAGTGGTACGAGCTGTGGGTCGCAGCGCGCGGAGTCCCCCTGCCCTGA
- a CDS encoding PI-PLC domain-containing protein encodes MIYRDRPRSTTIAATLTAACGALTCGALVMTLAAPSAAAATTGHASASGVKPGAERPVWAIAHRVLTVDGVDKALDHGANAVEIDATAWKKGWWADHDGLPTSAGNTMAEMFDRIAQQRRAGKNIGFVWLDIKNPDHCASGDAQRRHCSVAALRDLARAKLGSAGVRVLYGFYGTAGGAGWKDVAGGLTDLEGVDISGDTDEVTRQYGEFGDSVKHNQRVMDKGLFNLKLPTVLGKVQKQVRLGAQARDRGELARVFGWTTAAGDARATRDLLDGAGGDADGLIYGHRASCYPDGVSGIRGCGKDESSAKRAIGHIHDFVEAHGDTRRMATTEDVPFGS; translated from the coding sequence TTGATATATCGGGACCGCCCCCGCTCGACCACCATCGCCGCGACGCTGACCGCCGCGTGCGGCGCCTTGACGTGCGGCGCCTTGGTGATGACCCTCGCCGCCCCGTCCGCGGCTGCCGCCACCACCGGCCACGCCTCCGCGTCCGGCGTCAAGCCCGGGGCCGAGCGCCCCGTCTGGGCCATCGCGCACCGCGTCCTCACCGTCGACGGCGTCGACAAGGCGCTCGACCACGGCGCCAACGCCGTGGAGATCGACGCCACCGCCTGGAAGAAGGGCTGGTGGGCCGATCACGACGGGCTCCCGACGAGCGCCGGGAACACCATGGCGGAGATGTTCGACCGGATCGCGCAGCAGCGGCGGGCGGGCAAGAACATCGGGTTCGTGTGGCTCGACATCAAGAACCCCGACCACTGCGCGAGCGGTGACGCGCAGCGGCGCCACTGCTCGGTCGCGGCCCTGCGCGACCTGGCCCGCGCCAAGCTGGGGAGCGCCGGGGTGCGGGTCCTGTACGGGTTCTACGGCACCGCGGGCGGAGCGGGCTGGAAGGACGTCGCGGGTGGCCTCACCGACCTCGAAGGCGTGGACATCAGCGGTGACACGGACGAGGTCACGCGGCAGTACGGCGAGTTCGGCGACTCCGTGAAGCACAACCAACGGGTCATGGACAAGGGCCTGTTCAACCTCAAGCTGCCGACCGTTCTGGGGAAGGTGCAGAAGCAGGTCCGCCTCGGCGCCCAGGCACGGGACCGCGGCGAACTGGCGCGCGTCTTCGGCTGGACGACCGCCGCGGGCGACGCCCGCGCGACCCGGGACCTGCTGGACGGCGCCGGGGGCGACGCCGACGGACTGATCTACGGCCACCGGGCCTCCTGCTACCCCGACGGCGTCTCCGGCATCCGCGGCTGCGGCAAGGACGAGTCCTCCGCGAAGCGGGCCATCGGCCACATCCACGACTTCGTCGAGGCGCACGGCGACACCCGCCGCATGGCCACCACGGAGGACGTCCCCTTCGGAAGCTGA
- a CDS encoding VWA domain-containing protein produces MITRQRPTAWAIALLAALTAGLVTAGPAAADDGDEPARPSPKVELVLDVSGSMRARDIDGKSRMAAAKQAFNEVLDATPDEVALGIRTLGANYRGDDRKTGCKDTELLYPVEQLDKAGRTDAKTAVATLAPTGWTPIGPTLLKAADDLTHDDDAERSRRIVLISDGEDTCQPLDPCVVARDISAKGINLTIDTLGLVPDAKTRDQLSCIAEATGGTYTSIRHTDELSGRVKQLVDRAADPVVTPVEAKGAAECSAAPELKSGLYTDREKFGEHRWYRVSVPAGKELRASVSVAADRAVNPDYGVLLRAETPNGRELVRGQESGDGRTDVISTGLRHPTPEADDEDEEDTAKTVCLRVSNSFSAPASVKTTPGLPVELAVDLVDSPDEASDVAFFGLGHGWWLLGLLVLTGFVAGLVWGWVSRWRFAVWRTN; encoded by the coding sequence ATGATCACAAGACAACGGCCGACGGCCTGGGCGATCGCCCTGCTCGCGGCCCTGACCGCCGGGCTCGTCACGGCGGGCCCCGCGGCCGCCGACGACGGCGACGAACCGGCACGACCCTCCCCCAAGGTCGAGCTCGTCCTCGACGTCAGCGGCTCCATGCGCGCCCGCGACATCGACGGCAAGTCCCGGATGGCCGCGGCGAAGCAGGCCTTCAACGAGGTCCTCGACGCGACCCCGGACGAGGTGGCACTCGGCATACGCACCCTCGGCGCCAACTACCGCGGCGACGACCGCAAGACGGGCTGCAAGGACACCGAGCTGCTCTACCCCGTGGAGCAGCTCGACAAGGCGGGCCGCACCGACGCGAAGACCGCCGTGGCGACCCTCGCGCCGACCGGCTGGACCCCGATCGGCCCGACGCTGCTCAAGGCCGCCGACGACCTCACCCACGACGACGACGCCGAGCGCAGCCGCCGCATCGTGCTGATCTCCGACGGCGAGGACACCTGCCAGCCGCTCGACCCGTGCGTGGTGGCCCGCGACATCTCCGCCAAGGGCATCAACCTCACCATCGACACCCTCGGCCTGGTCCCCGACGCCAAGACCCGCGACCAGCTGAGCTGCATCGCCGAGGCCACCGGCGGCACGTACACCTCGATCCGGCACACCGATGAACTCTCGGGCCGCGTCAAGCAGTTGGTGGACCGTGCGGCCGACCCGGTGGTGACGCCGGTCGAGGCGAAGGGCGCGGCCGAGTGCTCCGCGGCGCCGGAGCTGAAGTCGGGCCTCTACACCGACCGTGAGAAGTTCGGCGAGCACCGCTGGTACCGCGTGAGCGTGCCCGCGGGCAAGGAGCTGCGCGCCTCCGTGAGCGTCGCGGCCGACCGGGCCGTCAATCCGGACTACGGCGTACTGCTCAGGGCCGAGACACCGAACGGGCGCGAGCTCGTGCGCGGCCAGGAGTCCGGCGACGGGCGCACCGACGTGATCTCGACGGGCCTTCGCCACCCGACCCCCGAGGCGGACGACGAGGACGAGGAGGACACCGCCAAGACGGTCTGTCTGCGCGTCAGCAACTCGTTCTCGGCGCCCGCTTCGGTGAAGACGACGCCGGGCCTGCCCGTCGAGCTCGCCGTCGATCTGGTCGACTCCCCCGACGAGGCGTCCGACGTGGCGTTCTTCGGGCTCGGCCACGGCTGGTGGCTGCTCGGCCTGCTCGTCCTCACCGGCTTCGTCGCCGGTCTGGTCTGGGGCTGGGTCTCTCGCTGGCGCTTCGCGGTCTGGAGGACCAACTGA
- a CDS encoding pyridoxal phosphate-dependent aminotransferase has product MEFRQSSKLSEVCYEIRGPVIEHANALEEAGHSVLRLNTGNPALFGFEAPEEIVQDMIRMLPNAHGYTDSRGILSARRAVAQRYQALGLNDVSVDDVFLGNGVSELVTMAVQALLEDGDEVLIPAPDFPLWTAVTTLSGGKAVHYVCDESADWYPDLDDMASKITDRTKAVVIINPNNPTGAVYPKEILEGILDLARRHGLMVFADEIYDQILYDDAVHHSVAALAPDLVVLTFCGLSKTYRVAGFRSGWMVVTGPQQHAKSYLEGLTMLASMRLCPNAPAQYAIQAALGGRQSIHELTAPGGRLREQRDKAWEKLNEIPGVSCVKPKGALYAFPRLDPKVHPIHDDEKFVLDLLLQEKIQVVQGTGFNWARPDHFRILTLPYADDLDAAISRIGRFLSGYRQ; this is encoded by the coding sequence ATGGAGTTCCGGCAGTCGAGCAAGCTCAGCGAGGTCTGTTACGAGATCCGGGGCCCGGTCATCGAGCACGCCAACGCCCTGGAGGAGGCGGGCCACAGCGTCCTGCGCCTCAACACGGGCAACCCCGCGCTGTTCGGCTTCGAGGCGCCCGAGGAGATCGTCCAGGACATGATCCGGATGCTCCCGAACGCGCACGGCTACACGGACTCGCGCGGCATCCTCTCCGCCCGGCGCGCCGTCGCGCAGCGCTATCAGGCGCTCGGCCTGAACGACGTCTCCGTAGACGACGTCTTTCTCGGCAACGGCGTCTCCGAGCTGGTCACCATGGCCGTACAGGCGCTCCTTGAAGACGGCGACGAAGTCCTCATCCCCGCGCCCGACTTCCCTCTGTGGACCGCCGTGACGACCCTCTCCGGAGGCAAGGCCGTCCACTACGTGTGCGACGAGTCCGCCGACTGGTACCCGGACCTGGACGACATGGCGTCGAAGATCACCGACCGCACCAAGGCCGTCGTGATCATCAACCCCAACAACCCCACGGGCGCCGTCTATCCGAAGGAGATCCTGGAGGGCATCCTCGATCTGGCGCGACGGCACGGCCTGATGGTCTTCGCCGACGAGATCTACGACCAGATCCTGTACGACGACGCCGTGCACCACAGCGTCGCCGCCCTCGCCCCGGATCTCGTCGTCCTCACCTTCTGCGGGTTGTCCAAGACGTACCGGGTGGCCGGGTTCCGGTCCGGGTGGATGGTCGTGACCGGCCCGCAGCAGCACGCCAAGAGCTATCTGGAGGGGCTGACGATGCTCGCCTCCATGCGGCTGTGCCCCAACGCCCCCGCGCAGTACGCCATCCAGGCCGCGCTCGGCGGCCGCCAGTCCATCCATGAACTCACCGCGCCCGGCGGCCGGTTGCGCGAACAGCGCGACAAGGCCTGGGAGAAGCTGAACGAGATCCCCGGCGTCTCCTGCGTGAAGCCGAAGGGCGCGCTGTACGCGTTCCCGCGCCTGGACCCGAAGGTCCACCCGATCCACGACGACGAGAAGTTCGTCCTCGACCTGCTCCTCCAGGAGAAGATCCAGGTCGTCCAGGGCACCGGCTTCAACTGGGCCCGCCCCGACCACTTCCGCATCCTCACCCTTCCCTACGCTGACGACCTGGACGCGGCGATCAGCCGCATCGGCCGCTTCCTGAGCGGCTACCGCCAGTAG